One stretch of Segatella copri DNA includes these proteins:
- a CDS encoding glycoside hydrolase family 2 TIM barrel-domain containing protein, protein MRHIFSSFMICLSLCCAHTSVALAAQDGKQPAASDPWQDATVTHINRMPMTAHYLPFTSENGALAQLKMDDARRFQLNTQNERRRSLDGVWKFKLVKNPSLALTDFFKTSYNVSDWQNINVPGSWELQGFDAPIYTDVTYPFKANPPFVPQDYNPVGHYVHEFTVPENWKGMDVIMDFEGVESAFYLWINGKMVGYSEDSRLPAHFNISKFLKKGKNRLAMKVFRFSDGSYLEDQDYWKYSGIERNVFIQARPKSRMNDYVLGNKLINQYKDGNFTLDVNMLNPQKGQKVEVKVLSATGKSLFKQIQSITSPADTLIHFEKLLKSVQPWSAESPYLYTLVINTTDRNGRVEESVAQPFGFRTIEMKNGQLLVNGVAITIKGVNRQEHNAVHGRTLSIGEMVKDVKMMKQFNINAVRTSHYPNYSEWYQLCDKYGLYMVGEANIECHGILDTEYKQLADREDWYPAFHDRMYRMIKRDRNHTAIIIWSMGNESGYGKSFEKLYDMSKAMDPTRPVQYEGGGYYAKSDIYCPMYARIWSLRRHVNQRDERPLILCEYAHAMGNSEGNLKDYWDLIYKYDQLQGGFIWDWVDQTIAKTDDKGHKYWAYGGDMGFVGVVNDSNFCANGLVAADRSLHPHIWEVKKVYQNIAFEPVAFMQNRIKVTNRFDYTTLDNYQLFWAVEANGETIRSGKMNFPTLLPHQAKEMEIPMGTLPAADNKEYFLTLRAFSKQATGAVPAGHEVAIEQMQLPVRLEKAQEQVSGQIEKTETEDAITIQGKTRDFSISFSKKTGEMTSLKYDGKEMLLAGLQPNFWRGITDNDVANGTQERCATWREAGKKMVLKSIKTQADNQKATVTADFDMPEQESQMQITYQMLANGNVEVNMHFIPGNKALPEMPRLGMRMILKGDYDQMTWLGRGPQENYADRKSGYLIGKYSASVWEQYHPYVRAQETANKCDVRWFTLASKAGAGIRVEGAEPLSVSAWNFPQDDLLYVPSTIEHRHGGCVDKKDMVWVNIDHLQMGVGGDNTWGAMVHPEYTITPKEWSYSFTIKNLK, encoded by the coding sequence ATGAGACATATTTTCAGTTCATTCATGATATGTCTGAGCCTGTGCTGTGCCCATACCTCAGTAGCCCTTGCGGCTCAGGATGGCAAGCAGCCAGCAGCTTCAGACCCTTGGCAGGACGCCACCGTGACCCATATCAACCGCATGCCGATGACCGCTCATTACTTGCCTTTTACAAGTGAGAACGGAGCCTTGGCACAGTTGAAGATGGATGACGCCCGCCGTTTCCAGTTGAACACCCAGAATGAGCGCCGCCGCTCGCTGGATGGTGTATGGAAATTCAAACTGGTGAAGAATCCGAGTCTTGCCTTGACCGATTTCTTCAAGACATCCTATAATGTAAGCGATTGGCAGAATATCAATGTGCCTGGCAGCTGGGAGTTGCAGGGCTTCGATGCACCCATCTATACCGATGTAACCTATCCTTTCAAGGCAAATCCTCCTTTCGTGCCACAGGATTACAACCCTGTAGGGCATTATGTACACGAATTTACCGTGCCTGAAAACTGGAAGGGCATGGATGTAATCATGGATTTCGAAGGTGTAGAATCTGCCTTCTATCTCTGGATCAACGGTAAGATGGTGGGTTATAGTGAAGATAGCCGTCTGCCTGCCCACTTCAATATCTCCAAGTTCCTGAAGAAGGGCAAGAACCGCCTTGCCATGAAGGTGTTCCGCTTCAGCGACGGAAGTTATCTGGAAGACCAGGACTACTGGAAGTATAGCGGCATAGAGCGTAATGTGTTTATCCAGGCTCGTCCTAAGAGCAGAATGAACGACTACGTATTGGGAAATAAACTAATCAATCAATATAAGGATGGCAATTTCACACTCGATGTGAATATGCTCAATCCACAGAAGGGTCAGAAGGTTGAGGTGAAAGTGCTTTCGGCAACAGGTAAATCTCTCTTCAAACAAATCCAGAGCATCACCTCACCTGCTGATACCTTGATTCATTTCGAAAAACTGTTGAAGAGCGTGCAGCCTTGGAGTGCCGAGAGCCCTTATCTCTACACACTCGTCATCAATACTACCGACAGGAATGGTAGAGTAGAGGAGAGTGTGGCTCAGCCTTTCGGCTTCCGTACCATCGAAATGAAGAACGGACAGCTTCTGGTAAACGGTGTTGCCATCACCATTAAGGGTGTGAACCGACAGGAGCACAATGCCGTACACGGCAGAACCCTCAGCATCGGTGAGATGGTGAAGGATGTGAAGATGATGAAGCAGTTCAACATCAATGCCGTGCGTACCTCTCACTATCCAAACTATTCGGAGTGGTATCAGCTCTGCGATAAGTATGGTCTCTACATGGTAGGCGAGGCGAACATCGAGTGTCATGGTATTCTGGATACAGAATACAAACAGCTGGCAGACAGAGAAGACTGGTATCCTGCTTTCCACGACCGCATGTACCGCATGATCAAGCGCGACCGCAACCATACCGCCATCATCATCTGGTCTATGGGTAACGAGAGCGGATATGGCAAGAGTTTCGAGAAACTCTACGATATGAGCAAGGCGATGGATCCAACCCGTCCGGTACAGTATGAGGGCGGCGGTTACTACGCCAAGTCGGATATCTACTGTCCGATGTATGCCCGCATCTGGTCTTTGCGCCGCCATGTCAACCAGCGTGATGAGCGTCCGCTGATTCTCTGCGAATACGCCCATGCCATGGGTAACAGCGAGGGTAACCTCAAGGATTACTGGGATCTGATTTACAAATACGACCAGTTGCAGGGTGGTTTCATCTGGGACTGGGTAGACCAGACCATCGCCAAGACCGATGACAAGGGACACAAATACTGGGCTTATGGTGGCGATATGGGATTCGTAGGCGTAGTAAACGATTCCAACTTCTGTGCCAACGGACTTGTAGCAGCCGACCGCTCGCTGCATCCACATATCTGGGAGGTGAAGAAGGTTTACCAGAACATCGCCTTCGAGCCAGTAGCCTTCATGCAGAACCGCATCAAGGTAACCAACCGATTCGACTATACCACGCTTGACAATTATCAACTCTTCTGGGCAGTAGAGGCAAACGGCGAAACCATCAGAAGCGGCAAGATGAACTTCCCAACCCTCCTGCCTCATCAGGCTAAGGAGATGGAGATACCGATGGGCACTCTTCCTGCTGCCGACAACAAGGAATACTTCCTCACCCTGCGCGCCTTCAGCAAGCAGGCTACCGGAGCCGTTCCTGCAGGTCACGAGGTAGCCATCGAGCAGATGCAGCTGCCTGTACGACTGGAAAAGGCTCAGGAACAGGTAAGCGGACAGATAGAGAAGACCGAGACAGAAGATGCCATCACCATCCAGGGAAAGACCCGGGATTTCAGCATCAGCTTCTCTAAGAAGACCGGCGAGATGACCTCACTGAAATATGACGGCAAGGAAATGCTGCTGGCTGGTTTGCAGCCAAACTTCTGGCGCGGTATCACCGACAACGATGTGGCTAACGGCACTCAGGAACGCTGCGCTACCTGGCGTGAGGCAGGAAAGAAGATGGTACTGAAGAGCATCAAGACCCAGGCAGACAACCAGAAGGCTACCGTCACAGCAGACTTCGATATGCCAGAGCAGGAATCTCAGATGCAGATTACCTATCAGATGCTTGCCAATGGAAATGTAGAGGTGAACATGCACTTCATTCCTGGCAACAAGGCGCTGCCGGAGATGCCTCGTCTCGGTATGCGCATGATTCTGAAGGGCGACTACGACCAGATGACCTGGTTGGGTAGAGGTCCGCAGGAGAACTATGCCGACCGTAAGAGCGGTTACCTCATCGGTAAGTATTCTGCCAGCGTATGGGAGCAGTATCATCCATACGTAAGAGCACAGGAAACCGCCAACAAGTGTGATGTACGCTGGTTCACCCTCGCTTCGAAGGCTGGAGCCGGTATCAGGGTGGAAGGTGCTGAGCCATTGAGCGTAAGTGCCTGGAACTTCCCACAGGATGATCTCCTCTATGTTCCTTCTACCATCGAGCACCGTCATGGTGGCTGTGTAGACAAGAAGGACATGGTCTGGGTGAACATCGACCATCTGCAGATGGGTGTTGGTGGCGATAATACCTGGGGCGCTATGGTGCATCCGGAATATACCATCACACCAAAGGAGTGGAGCTATAGCTTTACTATTAAGAACTTAAAATAA
- a CDS encoding LysO family transporter gives MLKIVMIMLCGIGTGYLLRNKNMSFIGRIITALIWVLLFLLGIEVGSNPRVISGLQTLGLEAIALTLGGSLGSALFAWALWKYVTAKQAKSSAHAETGKGGKA, from the coding sequence ATGCTCAAGATAGTAATGATTATGCTATGCGGAATAGGTACCGGCTATCTGCTCCGCAACAAGAACATGAGTTTTATCGGCCGTATAATCACGGCGCTGATATGGGTACTCCTGTTCCTGCTCGGTATCGAGGTAGGTTCTAACCCTCGTGTCATCAGCGGTCTTCAGACCCTGGGACTTGAGGCGATAGCCCTGACCTTGGGAGGCAGTCTGGGTAGTGCACTCTTTGCTTGGGCATTGTGGAAGTATGTTACAGCAAAGCAGGCTAAATCGTCGGCTCACGCTGAAACCGGGAAAGGAGGCAAGGCATGA
- a CDS encoding lysine exporter LysO family protein — MKGSLIIVSFFVLGIIVGLCDVIPSGLLDSDVSYYALCCLMFCVGISIGCDTSVLKSFKKVNPRLMMLPVMTILGTLAGCAAVSLILSHRQLTDCLAIGSGFGYYSLSSIFITEYRGAELGTIALLANICREILTLLCAPLLAKYFGKLAPISVGGATTMDTTLPIITRYSGESFIIVSIFHGFCVDFSVPFLVTFFCSL; from the coding sequence ATGAAAGGCAGTTTGATTATCGTAAGCTTCTTTGTTCTGGGCATCATCGTAGGCTTGTGTGATGTGATTCCGTCAGGTCTTCTGGACAGCGACGTGAGCTATTATGCGCTCTGCTGTCTGATGTTCTGCGTAGGTATCAGCATCGGTTGCGATACCTCTGTGCTGAAGAGTTTCAAGAAGGTGAATCCCCGTCTGATGATGCTCCCTGTGATGACCATTCTGGGTACGCTGGCAGGTTGTGCCGCCGTATCTCTCATCTTGAGCCACCGCCAGCTTACCGATTGTCTGGCTATAGGTTCAGGATTCGGATATTACTCTCTTTCGAGTATCTTCATCACCGAATACCGGGGCGCCGAACTGGGAACCATCGCCCTTCTTGCCAACATCTGCCGCGAGATTCTCACCCTGTTGTGTGCTCCGCTGCTGGCAAAATACTTCGGCAAACTGGCACCTATCAGTGTAGGTGGAGCCACGACCATGGATACAACGTTGCCTATCATCACCCGATATTCGGGCGAGAGTTTCATCATCGTTTCCATCTTCCATGGCTTCTGTGTCGACTTTTCTGTACCCTTCCTGGTTACCTTCTTCTGTTCTTTGTAG